One Candidatus Leptovillus gracilis DNA segment encodes these proteins:
- a CDS encoding TIGR00266 family protein → MKSHVVDFKIFGDDLQFVEIELDPQETVIAEAGAMMYMEDGVTFEAKMGDGSNPGRGFFGALGSAAKRAVTGESLFLTHFTNNGQGKRHVAFSSPYPGKIMAIDLDEANGELICQKDAFLAAALGTEISIAFTKRLGAGFFGGEGFILQRLVGDGLVFIHAGGTIVEKRLNNEKLMVDTGCIVAFEKTINYDIQRAGNLKSMVFGGEGLFLATLQGTGRVWVQSLPFSRLADRVLAHAPAAGGRQTEEGSVLGRTFTDLLQK, encoded by the coding sequence ATGAAAAGTCACGTTGTAGATTTTAAGATTTTTGGCGATGATTTGCAGTTTGTCGAAATTGAATTGGACCCCCAGGAAACAGTGATCGCCGAAGCCGGGGCGATGATGTACATGGAAGATGGCGTCACGTTTGAAGCTAAAATGGGGGATGGTTCCAACCCTGGGCGCGGCTTTTTTGGCGCACTGGGCAGCGCCGCTAAACGGGCTGTCACCGGTGAATCGCTGTTTTTGACGCACTTCACCAACAATGGCCAGGGCAAAAGGCACGTCGCCTTTAGTTCGCCCTACCCCGGCAAAATTATGGCGATTGACCTGGACGAAGCCAACGGCGAGTTGATTTGTCAGAAGGATGCCTTTCTGGCGGCGGCGTTGGGCACAGAAATCAGCATCGCCTTTACCAAACGGTTGGGCGCGGGCTTTTTTGGCGGCGAAGGGTTTATTTTGCAGCGGCTGGTGGGTGATGGCCTGGTTTTCATCCACGCCGGCGGCACGATTGTCGAGAAGCGGCTGAATAACGAAAAGCTGATGGTGGATACGGGTTGTATCGTGGCCTTTGAGAAGACCATCAACTATGACATTCAGCGCGCCGGTAATTTAAAGTCTATGGTTTTTGGCGGCGAGGGGCTGTTCCTGGCGACGCTGCAAGGGACGGGGCGCGTGTGGGTGCAGTCGCTGCCGTTCTCGCGGTTGGCGGACCGGGTGCTGGCCCATGCGCCAGCGGCCGGCGGCCGGCAGACGGAGGAAGGCTCGGTGTTGGGCCGGACGTTTACGGATTTGTTGCAGAAGTAG